Proteins from one Cryptomeria japonica chromosome 4, Sugi_1.0, whole genome shotgun sequence genomic window:
- the LOC131031405 gene encoding vacuolar iron transporter homolog 1, whose product MDEKAPSFRASEIEAKELKKIMNELGEAIVHSMRENSNVVITIPAEIESKEEIDFQLRGQWLRAAVLGANDGLVTTASLMMGVAAVKKDSKTMAMSGLAALVAGACSMAIGEYVSVQTQRDAEETNLKREKRARAALGGFELATDTPSSSNSTPPVSPVVLTKKDKKGLPNPILATFALALAFAVGAAFPLVSAAFISDYVMRVSILSAVSTIVLIVFGAIGAYFGRSSILKGCFRVLVGGWLAMLVTYGLLKLFNATTGV is encoded by the coding sequence ATGGACGAGAAAGCACCAAGCTTCAGGGCCTCTGAGATAGAGGCAAAAGagttgaagaaaataatgaatgAATTAGGAGAAGCAATTGTGCATTCAATGCGTGAAAATTCCAACGTTGTGATAACAATCCCTGCTGAGAtcgaaagcaaggaagaaatcgaTTTTCAGCTCAGAGGACAGTGGCTGCGCGCCGCCGTTCTCGGTGCAAATGACGGCCTTGTCACCACCGCTTCGCTCATGATGGGTGTCGCCGCCGTCAAAAAGGACTCAAAAACGATGGCCATGTCTGGACTGGCGGCGCTGGTTGCCGGTGCCTGTAGCATGGCCATCGGCGAGTACGTTTCCGTACAGACTCAGCGGGATGCGGAAGAGACCAACCTGAAGAGAGAGAAGCGAGCCAGAGCGGCTCTCGGAGGATTCGAACTCGCGACCGACACGCCCTCTTCGTCCAATAGCACTCCTCCGGTTTCTCCAGTTGTGTTGACGAAGAAAGATAAAAAGGGGCTTCCGAACCCTATTCTGGCGACTTTTGCATTGGCCTTGGCATTTGCTGTTGGAGCCGCTTTTCCTTTGGTCTCTGCGGCTTTTATCTCTGACTACGTTATGAGGGTTTCTATTCTCTCGGCTGTTTCGACCATTGTTCTTATTGTGTTTGGTGCAATCGGAGCTTATTTTGGGCGGTCTTCTATACTGAAAGGGTGTTTCAGAGTTCTGGTTGGAGGATGGCTTGCCATGTTGGTGACCTACGGTTTGCTTAAGCTGTTTAATGCTACAACAGGAGTTTGA
- the LOC131031418 gene encoding vacuolar iron transporter homolog 3-like → MEEKASSFRASEIEAKELKKIMNELGEAIVHSVHENSNIVITRPVEIESKEEIDFQLRGQWLRAAVLGANDGLVTTASLMMGVGAVKKDSKTMAMPGLAALVAGACGMAIGEYVSVQTQRDAEETNLKREKRARAALGGFELGTDTPSSSNMTPPVSLVVLMKQEKKGGFQTLFWRLLHRPWHLLLEPLFLWSLRLLSRPMLLGFLFSRLFRPLFLFCLVQLEIILGGLLY, encoded by the coding sequence ATGGAGGAAAAAGCATCAAGCTTCCGGGCCTCCGAGATAGAGGCAAAAGagttgaagaaaataatgaatgAATTAGGAGAAGCAATTGTGCATTCAGTGCATGAAAATTCTAACATTGTGATTACTAGACCTGTTGAGATCGAAAGCaaggaagaaattgattttcaGCTCAGAGGCCAGTGGCTGCGCGCCGCCGTTCTCGGTGCAAATGACGGCCTTGTCACCACCGCTTCGCTCATGATGGGTGTCGGCGCCGTCAAAAAGGACTCGAAGACGATGGCCATGCCTGGACTGGCGGCGCTGGTTGCCGGCGCCTGTGGCATGGCCATCGGCGAGTACGTTTCCGTACAAACGCAGCGGGATGCGGAAGAGACCAACTTGAAGAGAGAGAAGCGAGCCAGAGCGGCTCTCGGGGGATTCGAACTCGGGACCGATACGCCGTCTTCGTCCAATATGACTCCTCCCGTTTCTTTAGTTGTGTTAATGAAGCAAGAGAAAAAGGGGGGCTTCCAAACCCTATTCTGGCGACTTTTGCATCGGCCTTGGCATTTGCTGTTGGAGCCGCTATTCCTTTGGTCTCTGCGGCTTTTATCTCGGCCTATGTTATTAGGTTTTCTATTCTCTCGGCTGTTTCGACCATTGTTCTTATTCTGTTTGGTGCAATTGGAGATTATTTTGGGCGGTCTTCTATACTGA